Proteins from a single region of Trypanosoma brucei brucei TREU927 chromosome 7, complete sequence:
- a CDS encoding RNA-binding protein, putative (similar to SP:O64380: Polyadenylate-binding protein 3 (Poly(A)-binding protein 3) (PABP 3). {Arabidopsis thaliana}) produces the protein MSLFSFTPTGGSNMPRTTSTEENTTSDCQTSLNHPPPKMTFTDMLNTKIQNSNKHSSEDKNSNCSTVDEVLDCCDYGYGCVHGNALVEEGAEEMRRRYFLEMQRNLLDDVDTDNEEQIDSKIVSTCRSTTSVSARDSSEVLGPIPLPHDGGDVLSFNPFASSVTYSPLSDENGCVENLSPNPSSRTPLSSSTSGAQLPNGSFSSISPSLSTHPTGRLATRKNVYVSELPTHWNTEKLRSVCATFGNIVSAKVMHDSNTNESRGYGFVMFETDEQAALCVRTLNSCKVDGRMLSCRFAHEKAMPSFAHSDRIPWQEFGRSPNSTTPSLSKDKLTDVKTQPDQQQGGNSLPNMELLKGAHVACFGDRSRPMVQRSHNIFIQGLPLQWNTDKLRSLCGTFGKVELAKVVRDATTSLSCGHGFVLFEREEAAALCVERLNGATVEGRTLTCRFARDKRGPGVATGAAPSPPVRPSGNDFLKNTAPLLVRMVDAQESPSMLLQSAVGSNKWSTVTVPQNCHTAVYSQSPLLVAGGVSPLLGLSPVVSPMVPSGVMTEMTEPPHGMQSFGCNIAGLQCLIAVPYHQTRIVSGFSNGDGGTFAALT, from the coding sequence ATgagcttattttcttttacgcCAACTGGAGGTTCCAACATGCCACGCACCACATCCACGGAGGAAAACACCACGTCGGATTGTCAGACAAGTTTGAATCATCCGCCTCCCAAAATGACCTTTACGGATATGCTAAACACCAAAATCCAAAACAGCAATAAACACAGCTCAGAAGataaaaacagcaactgcagcacaGTTGATGAGGTGTTGGATTGTTGCGATTACGGTTATGGATGTGTTCATGGAAATGCACTGGTGGAAGAGGGCGCGGAAGAGATGCGACGCCGCTACTTTTTGGAAATGCAGCGCAACCTCCTTGATGATGTGGATACGGACAATGAGGAACAAATAGACAGCAAGATCGTTAGCACTTGCCGAAGCACCACATCTGTCAGTGCACGTGATTCCTCAGAAGTTCTCGGCCCCATACCTTTACCACATGACGGAGGAGATGTGTTGTCTTTCAACCCATTTGCCTCCAGTGTTACCTATAGCCCCTTGTCCGATGAAAACGGTTGCGTGGAAAATTTATCTCCGAACCCCAGCAGCCGCACTCCACTGAGCAGCTCAACATCCGGGGCGCAGCTTCCCAATGGAAGTTTTTCCTCTATCTCTCCCTCGCTCTCCACTCATCCGACTGGGCGATTAGCCACGCGAAAAAATGTATACGTGAGTGAACTTCCGACCCATTGGAATACGGAGAAACTCCGCAGCGTCTGCGCCACCTTCGGTAATATTGTCAGTGCTAAAGTTATGCACGACAGCAACACAAATGAGTCGCGGGGTTATGGCTTCGTCATGTTTGAGACGGATGAACAGGCAGCTCTATGTGTGCGCACACTGAACAGTTGCAAAGTGGATGGACGGATGTTGTCATGCCGCTTCGCTCACGAGAAAGCCATGCCGTCGTTTGCCCACTCTGATCGTATCCCATGGCAGGAATTCGGTCGCTCCCCCAATTCCACAACACCGTCCCTCTCAAAAGACAAACTGACGGATGTAAAAACCCAACCCGACCAACAGCAGGGAGGTAACTCACTTCCCAATATGGAGTTACTGAAAGGCGCCCATGTTGCATGTTTCGGAGACCGCAGTCGCCCAATGGTGCAACGGAGCCACAACATATTCATTCAAGGTCTGCCACTGCAGTGGAACACGGATAAATTACGCAGCCTTTGCGGCACTTTTGGAAAAGTAGAGCTGGCTAAAGTTGTTCGGGATGCCACGACAAGCCTATCGTGCGGCCATGGTTTTGTTCTGTTTGAGCGAGAGGAGGCTGCAGCTCTTTGCGTTGAGCGTTTAAATGGTGCGACCGTTGAGGGTCGGACACTTACATGCCGTTTCGCGAGAGATAAACGAGGTCCGGGAGTTGCAACTGGAGCGGCGCCTTCACCACCTGTACGGCCGTCTGGAAATGACTTTTTGAAAAACACAGCACCGTTACTTGTCCGAATGGTAGACGCACAGGAAAGTCCATCAATGTTACTTCAGTCGGCAGTTGGCTCTAACAAGTGGTCAACCGTTACAGTTCCACAAAATTGTCACACGGCTGTTTATTCGCAATCACCGTTACTTGTTGCGGGCGGTGTCTCACCATTACTCGGCCTCTCACCTGTTGTATCTCCTATGGTACCATCTGGCGTCATGACAGAAATGACGGAACCACCGCATGGCATGCAAAGTTTTGGGTGTAATATTGCGGGATTGCAATGCCTTATTGCCGTACCGTATCATCAAACTCGAATTGTATCGGGTTTTAGCAACGGCGACGGCGGGACATTTGCTGCACTTACGTAA